One segment of Allorhodopirellula heiligendammensis DNA contains the following:
- a CDS encoding S9 family peptidase, with protein MRNHLAITCTTGFLILAMGLDPQSLPAQDAPRSNWVEEALPRLQAVYEHGEFQPAGFDGKWLPDSSGYTIRERDPETQKRSLWSYDAQSGERSPADQQDEHKLEHGKRLSPDENHVVEFQKRNLVVRDLKSGEQIRLTQRPRDRDVSYRDPVWSPDGKHIAFIESDSTQVRQRSVLVPSDPSYPGVRDVRFARVGEQIPALRVGVVASTGGDVRWLPLEVPEEGCYLGQVDWAENSDQVLVETLSRFRDTREFTLYSLDGESTRIYSETNPAWAVGSQGTNSGLNWVREGDAFIVVSEKDGWRHAFLYSRDGDEIAVLTPGDYDIIDRAVVDENDGWFYFYASPENATQKYLYRVPLDGTGTLERITSKDQPGSHDYDFSPNADLAFHTFSTLDSPPIIELVELPSHRVLRVLEDQAELRAKMERVISHPTEFLQLDIGDGISVDALMIKPKNFDDTKKYPVFVYVYGEPYLQTVLDKWGAGQIDFHRVVADMGYLVVSIDNRGTPAPKGAAWRRSIFGSLGPLSTEEQAAALKELGRQRSYVDLSRVGIWGWSGGGSNTLNAMFRQPELYDVGIAVVPKPQPHLYNAWFQEIYMRTREVNADGYERSAPIHFAEGLEGKLLIITGSGETNTHIQIIEGLVDRLVELGKPFDYMVYPNRDHGLREGSGTVVHVRMLILRYLIENLTPGPQ; from the coding sequence ATGAGAAATCACCTAGCGATCACTTGTACGACTGGGTTCCTGATACTCGCAATGGGGTTGGACCCTCAAAGCCTGCCGGCGCAAGACGCGCCTCGCTCCAACTGGGTCGAGGAGGCGTTGCCCCGACTGCAAGCAGTCTACGAGCACGGAGAGTTCCAGCCAGCTGGGTTTGACGGTAAATGGCTTCCTGACAGCTCGGGATATACAATTCGCGAACGTGATCCGGAGACGCAGAAACGGTCCCTGTGGAGTTATGACGCTCAGAGCGGGGAGCGGAGCCCAGCGGATCAGCAGGATGAACATAAGCTCGAGCATGGGAAGCGTCTCTCTCCCGATGAAAATCATGTGGTGGAGTTTCAGAAACGAAATCTAGTTGTTCGGGATCTGAAAAGTGGAGAACAAATCCGCCTGACTCAGCGGCCACGTGACCGAGACGTCTCGTACCGTGATCCCGTGTGGAGCCCCGACGGGAAGCACATTGCATTCATCGAGTCGGATTCAACCCAAGTCAGACAACGATCGGTACTGGTCCCCAGCGACCCATCGTATCCCGGCGTTCGAGACGTTCGCTTTGCCAGAGTCGGTGAGCAGATCCCGGCGCTGCGGGTCGGTGTGGTGGCCTCGACCGGGGGTGACGTGCGGTGGCTGCCGTTAGAAGTGCCGGAGGAAGGCTGCTATCTGGGCCAGGTCGACTGGGCAGAAAACTCGGATCAGGTGCTCGTCGAAACCCTGAGCCGGTTCCGTGACACGCGTGAATTCACACTGTACTCGCTCGATGGCGAATCCACTCGAATTTACAGTGAGACCAACCCGGCCTGGGCCGTCGGTAGCCAGGGGACGAACTCCGGGTTGAACTGGGTTCGTGAAGGCGATGCGTTCATCGTCGTCAGCGAAAAAGATGGCTGGCGTCATGCGTTTCTCTACTCCCGCGATGGTGACGAGATTGCCGTGCTCACACCGGGCGATTACGACATCATCGATCGCGCCGTCGTCGATGAGAACGATGGGTGGTTCTACTTCTACGCATCACCCGAAAACGCAACTCAAAAATACCTGTATCGCGTACCGCTCGATGGCACGGGGACGCTGGAAAGAATCACTTCGAAAGACCAGCCTGGTAGCCATGACTACGATTTCTCACCGAATGCCGACCTAGCGTTTCATACATTCTCGACGCTGGATTCACCACCGATCATTGAACTCGTCGAACTGCCAAGTCACCGGGTCCTACGTGTGCTGGAGGATCAAGCTGAACTGCGGGCGAAGATGGAGCGGGTAATCTCGCATCCAACGGAGTTCCTGCAACTCGATATCGGGGATGGTATCTCGGTGGACGCGTTGATGATCAAGCCGAAAAACTTTGACGACACCAAGAAATATCCGGTGTTCGTGTATGTTTACGGTGAACCTTATTTGCAGACCGTCTTGGACAAATGGGGAGCAGGTCAGATTGACTTTCACCGCGTTGTCGCTGACATGGGATATCTCGTTGTTTCGATCGACAACCGGGGAACGCCCGCGCCGAAGGGTGCGGCATGGCGGCGGAGCATCTTCGGCAGCCTCGGTCCGCTTTCAACCGAGGAACAAGCCGCTGCGTTAAAGGAACTCGGTCGTCAACGATCGTACGTGGATCTATCGCGCGTCGGAATTTGGGGCTGGAGTGGCGGTGGATCCAACACGCTCAATGCCATGTTCCGCCAGCCCGAATTGTACGACGTGGGAATTGCGGTCGTCCCTAAGCCTCAGCCGCATCTCTACAACGCATGGTTCCAAGAAATTTACATGCGAACGCGTGAGGTCAACGCGGACGGTTATGAACGCTCGGCACCCATCCATTTCGCCGAAGGCCTCGAAGGTAAACTACTTATCATCACGGGTTCCGGCGAGACCAACACACACATTCAGATCATCGAGGGCCTCGTCGATCGCCTCGTCGAACTTGGCAAACCGTTCGACTACATGGTTTACCCGAATCGCGACCATGGGTTGCGTGAGGGATCAGGAACTGTGGTGCACGTGCGGATGCTTATTCTTCGCTATCTGATAGAAAACCTGACGCCCGGACCGCAATAG
- a CDS encoding cis-3-hydroxy-L-proline dehydratase, whose amino-acid sequence MKIARIFAHRVELPLVEGSYKWSGGKSVSVFDSTVIGVETDCGMVGYGEVCPLGPFYLPAYAEGVRAGVRELAPHLLGIDPRQLGVLNQRMDQALKGHAYVKTGIDIACWDILGKACGLPVCELMGGRFGESVRLYRAISQVEPDEMAGNVAGYRDEGYTRFQLKVGGDPDTDIERILAVSSVLRPTDRLVADANTGWTQHEAMRVVRAVREVDVYIEQPCLSYQECLAIRRHTDHPFVLDENLDSLEMLMLAKNDLAMDVVNLKISKLGGLTKTKQARDLCVSMGIAMTLEDSWGGDITTAAIAHLAHSTPEEFRFTATDFNSYVTVSTADGAPRREQGFMAANIEPGLGITPKMDVLGKPVFEVK is encoded by the coding sequence ATGAAGATCGCTCGTATTTTTGCACATCGTGTTGAACTCCCGCTCGTTGAGGGCTCGTACAAATGGTCCGGAGGCAAATCAGTTTCTGTGTTCGACAGCACCGTTATCGGGGTGGAAACGGACTGTGGAATGGTCGGCTACGGCGAAGTTTGTCCGCTGGGGCCGTTCTATTTGCCAGCATACGCTGAGGGGGTGCGAGCCGGCGTTCGCGAACTGGCGCCCCACCTGCTCGGCATTGATCCGCGGCAGCTCGGCGTGCTGAACCAGCGCATGGATCAGGCGTTGAAAGGTCATGCATACGTCAAGACGGGGATCGACATCGCTTGTTGGGATATTCTAGGCAAAGCCTGCGGCTTACCCGTGTGTGAACTGATGGGTGGCCGGTTTGGCGAGAGCGTGCGTTTGTATCGCGCGATCTCACAGGTGGAGCCGGATGAGATGGCCGGTAACGTGGCGGGATATCGCGATGAAGGATATACGCGGTTCCAGCTGAAAGTCGGTGGCGATCCTGATACCGATATCGAGCGGATTCTCGCGGTGAGCTCAGTGCTGCGCCCCACCGATCGATTGGTGGCCGACGCCAACACGGGATGGACACAGCATGAGGCAATGCGAGTGGTTCGCGCTGTTCGCGAGGTGGACGTTTACATCGAACAACCGTGTTTGAGCTACCAGGAATGTCTCGCCATCCGACGGCACACCGACCACCCCTTTGTACTCGACGAGAATCTCGACAGCCTGGAGATGTTGATGCTGGCAAAGAACGACCTCGCGATGGATGTCGTGAACCTGAAAATTAGCAAACTCGGCGGTCTGACCAAAACCAAACAGGCTCGCGATCTATGCGTTTCGATGGGCATCGCGATGACACTGGAAGATAGCTGGGGTGGCGATATCACGACCGCTGCGATCGCTCACTTGGCTCACAGCACACCCGAAGAGTTTCGGTTCACCGCCACTGATTTCAACAGCTACGTCACCGTCAGTACTGCTGATGGCGCACCTCGACGCGAACAGGGCTTCATGGCTGCCAATATCGAGCCAGGACTGGGCATCACACCGAAAATGGATGTCCTGGGCAAGCCTGTATTCGAAGTGAAGTAG
- a CDS encoding serine/threonine-protein kinase — translation MRASETTDDTLATVDTLASDFLARYRDGERPTVEEYARRHPDYSDSIRRMFPLVASIERIKIDEQVNADGTATLAGHALSQLGDFRIVREIGRGGMGIVFEAHQESLDRVVAIKILPKQSLLDDEALKRFRTEAMTAAAMHHTNIVPIYGTGESDGSHYLVMQLIHGKSMDAVIAAGKTFSCLDAARIGMQVADAIAYSHANGILHRDIKPANILMEDDGTVQVTDFGLAKHVGNDLTNTRSVSGSLRYMAPERFSGVSGEAGDIYGIGITLYELLSGRPAFDATDAEHLIGSITNAQVKPIDGVRLDVPTDLSTIVGKAMHAAPSQRYASAADLRDDLRRFLADEPIRARRTPLWGRFIRWVRRNPKLAAAVGIAVVALVAATIISTIAYLETSAANQRSVAALQSSEHTVDLALQSLDGVIDVVLHTPTSASLALGETFEEDDLLPNVGLEPSPTSARILERLQPIYERLAQQSPTRSDIILRSVDSSIQLARIQHSLGRTSHSIDTLRASITLLDERGEVASIPNDDLYLRLARLNNELGAMFEAEFDRGASKQCYESAVQAASELDAANTAARLELARAYLNLGSRPPHLRRGEALMPAQRSDDLRHINHAIEILEGLRDLQPQSKTTSILYASSLLARSRLTPPAAEGAKPPSKQRDFQEAVAILRDQLAATPDDDDVRFELVEALADVNLRGRRSPRQFAEVAQRLREALHEVETLRSTDADNSVYLVTEVHLRHKLSAVARSRLWFDEAEQLLSGAILLQTSLIQTRPDNVQHRCWRAMLYRNLATLYRESGNQEAADVALASAVSDIDSIAPPWKDHPMVVRTREAIRDVADGQAGDE, via the coding sequence ATGCGAGCTTCCGAGACAACTGACGACACCCTTGCCACGGTCGATACCCTCGCGAGCGACTTCCTCGCGAGATACCGCGATGGGGAACGGCCCACCGTGGAAGAGTATGCGAGGCGACATCCAGATTACAGTGATTCCATTCGACGAATGTTCCCGCTGGTGGCATCCATCGAACGGATCAAGATCGACGAACAGGTCAACGCCGACGGCACCGCGACGTTAGCGGGTCACGCGTTGTCGCAACTCGGTGACTTTCGAATCGTACGCGAAATCGGCCGGGGCGGAATGGGCATCGTCTTTGAAGCTCATCAGGAATCGCTCGATCGAGTGGTTGCCATCAAAATTCTTCCCAAGCAAAGTCTGCTCGACGATGAGGCGTTGAAACGCTTTCGCACCGAAGCGATGACGGCCGCGGCGATGCATCACACCAATATTGTACCGATCTATGGCACCGGTGAATCGGACGGTTCCCATTACCTGGTGATGCAGCTCATCCATGGAAAGTCGATGGATGCCGTCATTGCAGCCGGCAAAACGTTCTCGTGCCTCGACGCGGCCCGCATCGGAATGCAGGTTGCGGATGCGATCGCATATTCGCATGCAAACGGTATTTTGCATCGCGATATAAAACCTGCCAACATCCTGATGGAAGATGACGGGACAGTCCAAGTCACCGATTTTGGTTTGGCGAAACATGTCGGTAACGATCTCACCAATACACGGAGCGTCAGCGGTAGCCTACGCTACATGGCTCCCGAACGATTCTCGGGAGTCTCCGGCGAAGCGGGCGACATTTATGGCATTGGCATCACGCTCTACGAACTGCTCAGCGGGCGTCCCGCCTTTGACGCCACCGACGCTGAACACCTCATCGGTTCGATCACGAACGCTCAAGTAAAGCCGATTGATGGGGTCCGTCTTGATGTTCCAACGGATTTGTCGACCATTGTTGGCAAGGCAATGCATGCAGCCCCATCTCAACGGTACGCATCGGCAGCAGACCTCCGCGACGATCTGCGACGTTTTCTCGCCGATGAGCCAATCCGGGCGCGGCGAACACCACTCTGGGGTCGCTTCATTCGCTGGGTGCGCCGCAACCCGAAGCTCGCCGCCGCTGTGGGAATCGCGGTTGTCGCATTAGTCGCCGCGACGATCATTTCCACGATTGCGTATTTGGAAACATCCGCCGCAAATCAGCGATCCGTTGCAGCATTGCAGTCGTCCGAGCATACCGTCGATCTGGCACTCCAGTCGCTCGATGGCGTGATCGATGTCGTCTTGCACACACCGACATCCGCCAGCCTCGCGCTGGGGGAGACGTTCGAAGAGGATGATTTATTGCCCAATGTTGGTCTCGAACCGTCCCCCACGTCGGCGAGAATCCTGGAGCGTCTTCAACCGATCTACGAGCGGCTCGCCCAGCAATCGCCAACTCGCAGTGACATCATTCTAAGGAGTGTTGACTCCAGCATTCAGCTCGCGCGGATTCAACACAGCTTGGGACGCACCTCCCATAGCATCGACACACTCCGTGCCAGTATTACGCTGCTCGATGAGCGTGGTGAGGTCGCATCAATTCCAAATGATGATCTGTACTTACGCTTGGCACGGTTGAACAACGAGCTTGGAGCGATGTTCGAAGCGGAATTCGATCGGGGTGCGTCCAAACAATGTTACGAATCCGCCGTGCAGGCCGCCTCTGAGCTTGATGCTGCGAACACGGCGGCGCGTTTGGAACTTGCCCGTGCCTATCTGAATCTTGGCAGTCGCCCTCCCCACTTGCGTCGTGGCGAAGCTCTCATGCCCGCTCAGCGCAGCGACGATCTCCGGCATATCAATCACGCAATCGAGATTCTGGAAGGGCTACGAGATCTCCAGCCGCAATCGAAAACGACGAGTATTTTATACGCGAGTAGCCTGTTAGCCCGATCACGACTCACTCCTCCTGCAGCAGAAGGTGCCAAGCCCCCCTCCAAGCAGCGCGACTTTCAAGAGGCTGTTGCGATTCTTCGAGACCAATTGGCGGCGACACCGGACGACGACGACGTGCGATTCGAACTGGTGGAGGCGTTGGCGGATGTCAATTTGCGTGGACGGCGATCACCAAGGCAGTTTGCAGAAGTTGCCCAACGGCTGCGTGAAGCACTCCACGAGGTCGAGACGCTGCGATCCACGGACGCCGACAATTCGGTATATCTGGTGACGGAGGTTCATCTACGCCACAAATTGTCAGCAGTCGCCCGATCGCGATTATGGTTTGATGAAGCCGAACAGTTGCTATCCGGCGCGATCTTACTTCAAACATCGCTCATACAAACCAGGCCAGACAACGTTCAACATCGATGCTGGCGTGCGATGCTGTACCGCAACCTGGCGACATTGTATCGCGAATCGGGTAACCAGGAGGCGGCCGATGTTGCGCTGGCAAGTGCCGTCAGCGACATCGACTCAATTGCTCCTCCATGGAAGGACCATCCGATGGTGGTCCGCACACGCGAAGCGATTCGTGATGTTGCCGACGGGCAAGCAGGTGACGAGTGA
- a CDS encoding sigma-70 family RNA polymerase sigma factor: MSDELERRLAKGDTTVFGELFTFHRPRVWQIIHFRLSDRIRGRVDPDDVIQEVFLEAEKRLEHYIHGDFPSFFLWLRLVVGQTLSKIHRTHVGTESRSVLREANPVRQVLWANTSMCMSQRFIAHLTSPSQVAVKAELIDEVRQALDSMSEMDQEVLALRHFEELTNQEVAIELAINPKAASIRYMRALERLRSVLEQMP, from the coding sequence ATGTCCGACGAGCTCGAACGACGACTCGCCAAGGGCGATACGACCGTGTTCGGAGAACTCTTCACATTTCATCGCCCCCGTGTCTGGCAGATTATCCACTTCCGACTCAGCGATCGAATTCGCGGTCGCGTGGACCCCGATGACGTGATCCAAGAGGTGTTTTTGGAAGCGGAAAAGAGGCTCGAGCACTACATTCACGGCGACTTCCCCTCATTTTTCCTGTGGCTACGTCTGGTCGTCGGGCAGACGCTCAGCAAGATTCACCGTACCCATGTGGGGACTGAATCGCGTAGCGTGCTGCGCGAAGCCAATCCCGTGCGACAAGTGCTATGGGCCAATACCTCAATGTGCATGTCCCAGCGTTTCATCGCCCACCTGACATCGCCCAGCCAAGTTGCCGTCAAAGCCGAACTGATCGACGAGGTGCGGCAAGCGCTCGACAGCATGAGCGAAATGGATCAAGAGGTACTCGCTCTCCGGCACTTCGAAGAATTGACCAATCAAGAGGTCGCGATCGAATTGGCGATCAATCCCAAGGCAGCTAGCATCCGGTACATGCGGGCACTGGAACGTCTCCGCAGCGTCTTGGAACAGATGCCGTAG
- a CDS encoding sulfatase-like hydrolase/transferase gives MQFPIRVQQRPNLAASKMSTCGAGSLSSVLVACAVLTSLMTASDVSAQQQTSSLGSTPKNVVVLLADDLGWGDIGIHGGVAATPNIDKLATEGLELERFYAYPACSPARAAMLTGRFPGRYGISGPVRPRDEGLPLTERLLVADFRDAGYETALIGKWHLNHSTDMKFNPTRRGFDHFYGFLEASVDYYQHTSNRGHVDWQRNGTTVNEQGYATDLLTREAINRINQHARSESRQHSRDRRSSDAVLTELGEGQKPLFMVVAYNAPHSPFQAPANRVAKYRGQLDEQNATYAAMVESLDHGIGQILAAIQSQGMRDDTIVVFASDNGAARMGSNAPFRGQKRQVYEGGIRVPCIVRAPGMTEPGTKSQQLMAIHDLLPTLAGATDVSLQEAKPLDGIDLWSSIIGKATTPRTLVIAEEDFAIFRGDWKLIQSADGELELYDVVRDPSERTDLAARPSTIIDQLVAELTTFQQRVAADQPVAEVVKTFAATPKPTPKSPQTLTSSAADSNSAINEGSSLANAELLGDVEYSILGNRAVESNGVGIRLFSGADKNGDGELAGAASIVNHDVSSAHRWYRFDITGMAQDGFAVDQDNLYLQVEFLQQNGTDSLDLIKTRIYPQVERERKDFHDESTNANLGHAIWRSYAMDFRTPFAEVDSVRLSVGFSDGKGEGTKSEFWVQSMTLQPIATPADYQPPVNANRHFPQPDVDSLVALGGRWYFDPQGGSKQVPKQFDYTNADQLLYRSGRFEAPFAGNMSSWLRAGYKDFSGDLVEQDVEKPYAVVITVTDDHIVMRSRNLPNHPTATFPDKWRMLDGNPSYIQEKANTWYLPKYPKLATDPIAMDAHNSNGGLPMGPIGVATNGVIFFNPFDHIFETDAVWRLDRCCGHPSPQSAYHYHKYPVCVKTPWSDEGHMHSSVIGFAFDGFPVYGPYEADGLLAKDNKDHPLNEFNLHTDEERGPHYHVTPGKFPHIIGGYWGEVDPMNGRGRRAR, from the coding sequence ATGCAATTCCCTATTCGGGTTCAACAGCGGCCCAACCTGGCAGCAAGCAAAATGTCAACATGTGGCGCAGGTTCCCTATCGAGTGTGCTCGTAGCCTGTGCTGTGCTGACATCGTTGATGACCGCCAGCGACGTATCGGCACAGCAACAAACCAGTTCGCTGGGAAGCACACCTAAAAACGTCGTTGTCTTGCTCGCTGACGATCTTGGCTGGGGTGACATCGGTATTCATGGCGGCGTTGCCGCAACGCCGAACATCGACAAACTGGCCACGGAGGGTTTGGAGCTCGAGCGGTTCTACGCCTATCCCGCCTGCAGCCCCGCTCGGGCAGCGATGTTGACCGGCCGTTTTCCGGGACGCTACGGGATCAGCGGACCCGTCCGACCACGTGACGAAGGGCTGCCGTTGACCGAGCGATTGTTGGTGGCGGACTTTCGAGACGCTGGCTACGAAACGGCGTTGATTGGGAAATGGCACTTGAACCACTCCACGGACATGAAGTTCAACCCCACTCGTCGCGGGTTCGATCATTTCTACGGATTTCTGGAAGCCTCCGTCGACTACTACCAGCATACGAGCAACCGGGGGCATGTTGACTGGCAGAGAAACGGCACAACTGTCAACGAGCAGGGCTACGCGACGGATTTGCTGACGCGGGAAGCGATCAATCGCATCAACCAACACGCCCGTAGCGAAAGTCGGCAACACTCTCGTGACCGACGATCCAGCGACGCAGTTCTTACCGAACTGGGAGAGGGGCAGAAGCCATTGTTCATGGTGGTGGCCTACAATGCTCCACACTCCCCGTTCCAAGCTCCTGCAAATCGAGTGGCCAAATACAGAGGTCAACTTGACGAGCAGAATGCTACCTACGCCGCGATGGTGGAATCGTTGGATCACGGCATCGGTCAGATTCTCGCGGCCATTCAATCGCAGGGCATGCGAGATGACACGATCGTTGTGTTCGCTTCGGACAATGGCGCCGCCCGGATGGGTTCCAATGCGCCGTTTCGGGGGCAGAAGCGTCAGGTGTATGAGGGCGGCATCCGAGTTCCCTGTATCGTCCGGGCTCCCGGCATGACCGAGCCGGGCACGAAGTCGCAACAATTGATGGCGATCCACGATCTCCTTCCCACCCTGGCGGGCGCCACCGACGTTTCATTGCAGGAAGCCAAGCCCCTCGATGGCATCGATCTGTGGTCGAGTATCATCGGCAAGGCCACCACGCCGCGAACCTTGGTGATCGCAGAGGAGGACTTCGCAATCTTTCGCGGAGACTGGAAACTGATCCAATCCGCTGACGGCGAATTGGAACTCTACGACGTTGTCCGCGACCCGAGCGAACGCACGGACTTGGCGGCGAGACCGAGTACCATCATCGATCAACTGGTCGCTGAGTTAACTACTTTCCAACAACGAGTTGCCGCCGACCAACCCGTCGCGGAAGTCGTCAAGACATTCGCAGCCACCCCCAAACCCACGCCAAAATCGCCGCAGACCCTGACGAGTTCCGCGGCCGATTCAAACTCCGCCATCAATGAAGGCTCTTCGCTGGCCAACGCCGAGCTTCTCGGCGACGTGGAATACAGCATCCTCGGTAACCGTGCGGTGGAGTCCAATGGTGTCGGTATCCGGCTATTCTCCGGTGCTGACAAGAACGGTGATGGCGAGCTCGCTGGTGCAGCGTCGATCGTCAACCACGATGTGTCCTCCGCTCACCGCTGGTACCGCTTTGACATCACCGGCATGGCTCAAGATGGATTCGCTGTCGACCAAGACAACTTGTACTTGCAAGTCGAGTTCCTCCAACAGAACGGCACCGATTCACTGGATCTGATTAAGACGCGAATCTATCCGCAGGTCGAGCGTGAGCGAAAAGACTTCCATGACGAATCGACCAACGCTAATCTCGGCCATGCGATCTGGAGATCCTATGCGATGGATTTTCGAACCCCCTTCGCAGAAGTCGATTCCGTTCGATTGAGCGTCGGTTTTTCGGATGGAAAAGGCGAAGGCACGAAGTCGGAGTTTTGGGTGCAATCGATGACGCTGCAACCGATCGCGACCCCCGCCGATTACCAGCCACCGGTTAACGCTAATCGTCATTTTCCGCAGCCGGACGTCGACTCGCTCGTGGCCCTCGGCGGCCGTTGGTACTTCGATCCGCAAGGCGGCAGCAAGCAGGTTCCGAAACAGTTTGACTACACAAATGCGGATCAGCTGCTGTATCGATCGGGACGTTTTGAGGCTCCCTTCGCCGGCAACATGTCATCCTGGTTGCGAGCCGGTTACAAGGATTTCTCGGGCGATCTCGTGGAACAGGACGTGGAGAAACCGTACGCGGTAGTGATCACCGTAACCGACGACCACATTGTGATGCGAAGTCGCAATTTGCCGAATCACCCGACCGCCACGTTCCCCGATAAGTGGCGGATGCTCGATGGCAATCCCTCGTACATCCAAGAAAAAGCGAACACTTGGTATCTCCCCAAGTACCCCAAGCTGGCGACGGATCCGATCGCGATGGACGCTCATAATTCCAACGGCGGTCTACCGATGGGGCCGATTGGCGTGGCCACCAACGGCGTGATTTTCTTCAACCCGTTCGATCACATTTTCGAAACCGATGCGGTGTGGCGTCTGGATCGCTGTTGTGGACACCCCAGTCCCCAGAGTGCCTACCACTATCACAAGTATCCCGTGTGCGTGAAAACGCCGTGGAGTGACGAGGGCCACATGCATTCTTCGGTGATTGGATTCGCCTTCGATGGATTCCCTGTTTACGGGCCATATGAAGCCGACGGTTTGCTGGCGAAAGACAACAAGGATCATCCCCTCAACGAGTTCAATCTGCACACCGACGAGGAACGCGGCCCGCATTACCATGTCACGCCCGGCAAGTTCCCCCACATCATCGGTGGCTATTGGGGGGAAGTGGATCCGATGAACGGCCGCGGCCGCCGTGCCAGGTAG
- a CDS encoding sialate O-acetylesterase, with protein sequence MLIRTPRTLLFLIALFAAATTGASEPRQNSTHLFILSGQSNMAGLDPSTSFTPTVEAAFGKENVTVVKDAMGGQPIRHWFKNWKPSQGDQPKATGDLYDRLMKKVNAETAGKEFTTVTFVWMQGERDARESHGDVYAASMKGLIEQLASDLGRDDINFVIGRLSDFDLRNAKHPHWTKVREAQVEVATGDSRGAWVDTDDLNDGTNKRGKEVKDDLHYSVSGYKTLGKRFAEKSIELIQQGTQPTAAATPDAQR encoded by the coding sequence ATGTTAATACGAACTCCCCGCACACTTCTGTTTCTTATCGCACTCTTCGCGGCGGCCACGACGGGTGCCAGTGAGCCACGCCAGAACTCGACGCATCTATTCATTTTGTCGGGGCAGTCCAACATGGCGGGACTCGACCCCAGCACCTCGTTCACGCCCACGGTAGAGGCGGCATTCGGTAAGGAAAACGTCACCGTTGTCAAAGACGCCATGGGCGGCCAGCCGATTCGGCATTGGTTTAAGAACTGGAAGCCATCGCAAGGTGATCAGCCCAAAGCAACCGGTGATCTGTATGATCGGTTGATGAAAAAGGTAAACGCCGAGACCGCTGGGAAAGAATTCACGACCGTGACGTTTGTCTGGATGCAGGGAGAGCGGGATGCCAGGGAGAGTCACGGAGACGTCTATGCCGCCAGCATGAAGGGGCTGATCGAGCAACTGGCCAGTGATCTGGGACGTGACGATATTAACTTTGTCATCGGCCGCCTGAGCGATTTTGACCTTCGGAATGCAAAGCATCCGCACTGGACCAAGGTCCGCGAGGCGCAAGTCGAAGTGGCCACGGGCGATTCCCGCGGTGCTTGGGTCGATACCGACGACCTGAACGACGGCACGAACAAGCGAGGCAAGGAGGTGAAAGATGACTTGCACTACTCCGTCAGTGGCTACAAAACGTTAGGCAAACGCTTTGCAGAGAAGTCCATTGAACTGATCCAGCAAGGCACCCAGCCCACTGCGGCGGCGACGCCCGATGCGCAACGGTAA
- a CDS encoding DMT family protein, translated as MGPVFWKTAALLVLSNVFMTFAWYAHLKNLDGRPWMIAVLVSWGIAFFEYLIQVPANRIGFTQMNLGQLKILQEVITLSVFVPFAVFYMHQPLKLDYLWAALCIMGAVFFVFRSAT; from the coding sequence ATGGGACCAGTGTTTTGGAAGACGGCTGCGCTATTGGTGCTGTCGAACGTATTCATGACATTTGCGTGGTACGCGCACTTAAAAAACTTAGACGGTCGGCCGTGGATGATTGCGGTTCTGGTGAGCTGGGGTATCGCGTTTTTTGAGTATCTGATCCAAGTGCCGGCAAACCGCATCGGATTCACTCAGATGAATCTGGGGCAGCTGAAGATCTTGCAAGAGGTCATCACGCTGAGCGTCTTCGTGCCGTTTGCGGTGTTCTACATGCACCAACCGCTCAAACTCGATTACTTGTGGGCTGCCCTATGTATCATGGGTGCCGTGTTCTTCGTGTTCCGCTCGGCCACTTGA
- a CDS encoding DUF1569 domain-containing protein — protein MEQLRELHFDDLNAAMEEARSLLASGYQRHGNWSLGQICRHLTLVQDPSVAGYPRWMSLFAFLRPVMRRVLLPKILSGDSPRGIRTASMFVPPADLDDAREVEVFATSVARFQAHLGDYAPHPAFGRLSRARVEQIHAAHAAHHLRFLDRRDSSLVDPGSA, from the coding sequence ATGGAACAACTGCGTGAACTCCACTTCGATGATCTGAACGCGGCGATGGAAGAAGCCAGATCGCTGCTAGCGAGTGGCTACCAGCGACATGGCAACTGGTCGCTGGGACAGATTTGCCGCCACTTGACACTCGTCCAAGATCCAAGCGTCGCTGGCTATCCGAGATGGATGAGCCTGTTCGCCTTTCTACGCCCAGTGATGCGGCGAGTTCTGTTGCCGAAAATATTGAGCGGGGATTCGCCGCGTGGCATTCGCACCGCGTCCATGTTCGTTCCACCAGCGGATTTGGATGACGCTCGAGAAGTCGAGGTGTTTGCTACGAGTGTGGCTCGATTCCAGGCCCACCTCGGTGACTACGCGCCGCATCCAGCGTTCGGGAGACTATCGCGAGCACGGGTGGAGCAAATCCACGCAGCGCATGCCGCTCACCACTTGCGGTTCCTTGATCGCCGCGACTCGTCCCTGGTCGACCCGGGTTCGGCCTGA